A stretch of Gammaproteobacteria bacterium DNA encodes these proteins:
- the alaS gene encoding alanine--tRNA ligase, translating into MNGAEIREAFLAYFESKGHTRVASSSLVPGNDPTLLFTNAGMVQFKDLFLGREQRAYTRATSSQRCVRAGGKHNDLDNVGYTARHHTFFEMLGNFSFGDYFKPEAISYGWEFLTGVLKLPRERLWVTVFEDDQEAERIWIEQIGVDPARVTRLGEKSNFWAMGDTGPCGPCTEIFYDHGPQVAGGPPGSPDEDGDRYIEIWNLVFMQYERAADGTLAALPKPSVDTGMGLERIAAVMQHVHSNYEIDLFRLLLDAAREVTGAGDPDSPSLRVIADHIRSCAFLVSDGVVPSNEGRGYVLRRILRRACRHGHKLGASEPFFHRLVAPLGAAMGDAYPELIEKRAQIERILLLEEVQFARTLDTGLRILEQDLAELTGPLIPGETLFKLYDTYGFPLDLTADIARERGLAVDEEGFERAMQTQRERARGASHFVMDEQHELGIDAATVFTGYESLQGRTKLVAIVRDGTRVERLEAAQQGILVLGSTPFYAEAGGQVGDAGVIELPGARFEVRDTTRSGAATLHHGVMVEGSMGTGAEVDARVEPAIRQATALNHSATHLLHAALREVLGTHVTQKGSLVDSSRLRFDFAHFEALTPAELRAVERLVNEQIRGNTPVSIEITDMDTAKARGAMALFGEKYGSEVRVLTMGGGFSVELCGGTHVQRTGDIGLLRITAEAGIAAGVRRIEALTGANALDLFDALEERNARIARLLKAGGEGAVEKLEQLIASNRQLEKELERLRARLASGSDLAAGAIEIEGIKVLAAQLDGADAKSLRAAVDQLKDKLGDAVVLLAALEGEKISLVAGVGKNVSARVPAGELVGAVAALVGGKGGGRPDMAQGGGTDGAALPAALASVPDWVRRRLAQ; encoded by the coding sequence ATGAACGGTGCGGAAATCAGGGAAGCGTTCCTCGCATACTTCGAGAGCAAGGGACACACGCGCGTGGCCAGCAGTTCGCTGGTGCCGGGCAATGACCCGACGCTGCTGTTCACCAATGCCGGCATGGTGCAGTTCAAGGACCTGTTTCTCGGGCGCGAGCAGCGCGCCTATACCCGTGCCACCAGCTCGCAGCGCTGCGTGCGGGCCGGCGGCAAGCACAACGACCTCGACAACGTCGGCTACACCGCGCGCCATCACACCTTTTTCGAAATGCTCGGGAATTTCAGCTTCGGCGATTACTTCAAGCCCGAGGCGATCAGCTACGGCTGGGAATTCCTGACCGGGGTGCTGAAGCTGCCGCGCGAGCGCCTGTGGGTGACGGTGTTCGAGGATGACCAGGAGGCCGAGCGGATCTGGATCGAGCAGATCGGCGTGGACCCGGCCCGGGTTACCCGCCTCGGCGAGAAATCCAATTTCTGGGCCATGGGCGATACCGGTCCCTGCGGACCGTGCACCGAGATTTTCTACGATCACGGCCCGCAAGTGGCCGGCGGACCACCCGGCAGCCCGGACGAGGACGGCGACCGCTATATCGAGATCTGGAACCTGGTCTTCATGCAGTACGAGCGCGCCGCCGACGGCACGCTCGCGGCGTTGCCAAAACCCTCGGTCGATACCGGCATGGGGCTCGAGCGCATCGCCGCGGTGATGCAGCATGTGCACAGCAACTACGAGATCGACCTGTTCCGGCTGCTGCTCGATGCCGCGCGCGAAGTGACCGGCGCCGGCGACCCGGACAGCCCCTCCCTGCGGGTGATCGCGGACCATATCCGTTCCTGTGCGTTCCTGGTCAGTGACGGGGTGGTCCCGTCCAACGAGGGGCGCGGCTATGTGCTGCGCCGCATCCTGCGCCGCGCCTGCCGCCATGGGCACAAGCTCGGCGCCAGCGAACCCTTCTTTCATCGGCTGGTCGCACCGCTCGGCGCGGCGATGGGCGATGCCTATCCCGAGCTGATCGAAAAGCGCGCGCAGATCGAGCGCATCCTGTTGCTCGAAGAAGTGCAGTTCGCGCGCACCCTCGACACCGGCCTGCGCATTCTCGAGCAGGATCTCGCGGAACTCACGGGCCCGCTAATCCCCGGCGAAACGCTGTTCAAGCTCTACGATACCTATGGCTTCCCGCTCGACCTGACCGCGGACATCGCGCGCGAGCGCGGGCTCGCGGTCGACGAAGAGGGTTTCGAGCGGGCGATGCAGACGCAGCGCGAGCGCGCCCGCGGTGCCAGCCATTTCGTGATGGACGAACAGCACGAACTCGGTATCGATGCGGCAACGGTATTCACCGGTTATGAAAGTCTGCAGGGGCGCACGAAGCTTGTCGCCATCGTGCGCGACGGTACCCGGGTGGAGCGACTCGAGGCCGCGCAGCAGGGCATCCTGGTGCTCGGGAGCACGCCGTTCTATGCCGAGGCGGGCGGGCAGGTGGGCGATGCCGGGGTGATCGAACTGCCCGGTGCCCGCTTCGAGGTGCGTGATACGACGCGCAGTGGCGCGGCCACGCTGCATCATGGAGTGATGGTCGAAGGCAGCATGGGTACCGGTGCCGAGGTCGATGCCCGCGTCGAGCCCGCCATTCGTCAGGCCACGGCGCTCAATCACTCCGCCACCCACCTGCTGCACGCGGCGCTGCGCGAAGTGCTCGGCACCCACGTCACCCAGAAAGGCTCGCTGGTCGATTCGTCCCGGCTGCGTTTCGATTTCGCCCACTTCGAGGCGCTGACACCGGCCGAGCTGCGAGCGGTCGAACGCCTGGTCAACGAGCAGATTCGCGGCAACACGCCGGTGAGCATCGAGATCACCGATATGGACACCGCAAAAGCGCGCGGCGCGATGGCACTGTTCGGCGAGAAGTACGGCAGCGAAGTGCGCGTGCTGACGATGGGCGGCGGCTTTTCGGTGGAGCTGTGCGGGGGAACCCACGTGCAGCGTACCGGCGATATCGGCTTGCTGCGCATCACCGCGGAAGCGGGAATTGCCGCCGGTGTGCGGCGTATCGAGGCGCTGACCGGTGCCAATGCGCTCGACCTGTTCGATGCGCTCGAGGAACGCAATGCGCGAATCGCACGCCTGCTGAAAGCCGGCGGCGAGGGCGCGGTCGAAAAGCTCGAACAGCTGATTGCGAGCAATCGCCAGCTCGAGAAGGAACTCGAACGCCTGCGCGCGCGGCTTGCCAGCGGCAGCGATCTGGCGGCCGGTGCAATCGAGATCGAGGGCATCAAGGTGCTGGCCGCGCAACTCGATGGCGCCGATGCCAAAAGCCTGCGCGCCGCAGTCGATCAGTTGAAAGACAAGCTCGGCGATGCGGTGGTGCTGCTGGCGGCACTCGAGGGTGAGAAAATTTCGCTGGTGGCCGGTGTCGGCAAGAATGTCAGCGCCCGCGTGCCCGCGGGCGAGCTGGTTGGCGCGGTTGCCGCGCTGGTCGGCGGCAAGGGCGGTGGCCGCCCCGATATGGCCCAGGGCGGGGGCACCGATGGTGCCGCGCTGCCGGCGGCGCTCGCCAGCGTCCCCGACTGGGTGCGCCGGCGCCTGGCGCAATGA
- a CDS encoding Trm112 family protein yields the protein MLDEKLLDLLRCPVCKGPLKYHREAQELVCRACGLAYPVRDDIPVMLENEARQLSLEERERK from the coding sequence ATGCTCGACGAGAAACTGCTGGACCTCCTGCGCTGCCCCGTGTGCAAGGGGCCGCTCAAGTACCATCGCGAGGCGCAGGAACTGGTGTGCCGCGCCTGCGGACTGGCGTACCCGGTACGCGATGACATTCCGGTGATGCTCGAGAACGAGGCCCGCCAGCTCAGCCTCGAAGAGCGCGAGCGCAAGTAG
- a CDS encoding M23 family metallopeptidase codes for MMSGILDRLLLALLLCGPLPAVALELEGPLLQGGVVIGQVAPGTPVSLDGRALRVSEDGLFVIGFDRDSPQSHTLVAGAETRELAIKQREYAIQRVTGIAQNIMSPSAADLERIAREQRLVNAARGRDDPRSDFAAGFSWPILGPISGVYGSQRFYNGAPSRPHFGVDVAAPTGAPVHAPAPGIVTLAEPDLFYSGGTIIIDHGHELSSSFLHLSKVLVSVGQRVETGTLIAQVGATGRATGPHLDWRMNWRDARVDPQLLAGAMPAPPAAPAAQGDSN; via the coding sequence ATGATGTCAGGCATTCTCGATCGACTGCTGCTCGCGTTGCTGCTGTGCGGCCCGTTGCCCGCGGTTGCGCTGGAACTCGAGGGCCCCTTGTTGCAGGGCGGCGTGGTAATCGGCCAGGTGGCACCAGGCACCCCGGTAAGCCTTGACGGACGCGCCTTGCGGGTATCGGAAGACGGCTTGTTCGTGATCGGCTTCGATCGCGATTCGCCGCAAAGCCATACCCTGGTGGCGGGCGCGGAGACGCGCGAGTTGGCGATCAAACAGCGCGAGTACGCGATCCAGCGGGTGACCGGTATCGCGCAAAACATCATGAGCCCTTCGGCGGCGGACCTGGAACGGATCGCGCGCGAGCAGCGCCTGGTCAACGCCGCGCGCGGGCGCGATGATCCGCGCAGCGATTTTGCCGCCGGCTTTTCCTGGCCGATACTCGGGCCGATCAGCGGTGTGTACGGCAGCCAGCGCTTTTACAATGGCGCCCCGTCGCGCCCGCATTTCGGCGTTGATGTGGCCGCGCCGACCGGTGCCCCGGTCCATGCCCCGGCGCCGGGCATCGTGACGCTGGCCGAGCCGGACCTGTTCTATTCCGGCGGCACCATCATCATCGATCACGGGCATGAGCTGTCCTCGAGCTTCCTGCACCTGAGCAAGGTGCTGGTCAGCGTCGGGCAGCGCGTGGAAACGGGCACGCTGATTGCCCAGGTCGGTGCCACGGGGCGTGCCACCGGCCCGCATCTCGACTGGCGCATGAACTGGCGCGATGCCCGTGTCGATCCGCAACTGCTGGCCGGTGCGATGCCCGCGCCGCCGGCGGCGCCCGCTGCTCAAGGAGATTCGAACTGA
- the greB gene encoding transcription elongation factor GreB yields MGRYRPPAARKSAYITPEGEARMRAELEQLWKVERPQVTAAVHEAAKNGDRSENGDYIYGKRRLREIDSRVRYLGKRLEQMQVIREVPADRARVFFGAWIRLEDESGTELRYRIVGPDEFDIRQGLISMDSPMARAVLGKRLDDTIQVSTPGGTREYTIVAIDYPAGTESSGMQHESAQ; encoded by the coding sequence ATGGGACGCTACCGGCCACCGGCCGCACGCAAGTCTGCCTATATCACTCCCGAGGGCGAGGCGCGCATGCGCGCCGAACTCGAGCAGCTGTGGAAAGTCGAGCGTCCGCAGGTGACCGCGGCGGTGCATGAAGCGGCCAAGAACGGCGATCGCTCGGAGAACGGTGATTACATCTACGGCAAGCGGCGCCTGCGCGAAATCGACAGCCGCGTCCGCTACCTCGGCAAGCGTCTCGAGCAGATGCAGGTGATCCGCGAAGTGCCCGCGGACCGCGCACGGGTGTTCTTCGGCGCCTGGATCAGGCTGGAAGACGAGTCGGGCACCGAGTTGCGCTACCGCATCGTCGGCCCCGACGAGTTCGATATCCGCCAGGGCCTGATCAGCATGGACTCGCCGATGGCGCGCGCGGTGCTCGGCAAACGCCTCGACGACACTATCCAGGTAAGCACGCCAGGCGGCACCCGGGAGTACACGATCGTGGCGATCGATTACCCTGCCGGCACCGAATCCAGCGGGATGCAGCATGAATCCGCCCAGTGA
- a CDS encoding (Fe-S)-binding protein, whose product MGLFVTCLANVFRPGVAESTLRLLQQAGCTVEVPLAQSCCGQPGYNAGAIAAAKPIARQLIETFEPFDYVVTPSGSCAGMIAHHYPKLFADEAAWQARALALAAKTREITQFLVDMPGWEAAPAQLPDARQFTYHDSCAGLREMGIKAQPRKLLAALGVSLKEMQGTEVCCGFGGTFCAKLPDISLAMADEKIAHALASGADTLVGGDLGCLLHLAGRIAERGLALEVRHVTEVLDGTLESPALGSGPR is encoded by the coding sequence ATCGGCCTGTTCGTGACCTGTCTCGCCAATGTGTTTCGCCCCGGCGTGGCCGAATCCACGCTGCGCCTGCTGCAGCAGGCGGGCTGCACGGTCGAGGTGCCGCTGGCCCAGAGTTGCTGCGGCCAGCCGGGCTACAACGCCGGCGCGATCGCCGCGGCCAAACCGATCGCACGCCAGCTGATCGAGACCTTCGAGCCCTTCGATTACGTGGTCACACCATCGGGCTCCTGCGCCGGGATGATCGCGCATCACTACCCGAAGCTGTTTGCCGACGAAGCCGCCTGGCAGGCGCGCGCGCTGGCTTTGGCGGCAAAAACCAGGGAGATCACCCAATTCCTGGTCGATATGCCGGGTTGGGAAGCCGCGCCAGCACAACTGCCCGACGCACGGCAGTTCACCTATCACGACAGTTGCGCCGGCTTGCGCGAGATGGGTATCAAGGCGCAACCGCGCAAATTGCTCGCCGCCCTGGGTGTATCGCTGAAGGAAATGCAGGGTACCGAGGTGTGCTGCGGCTTCGGCGGGACTTTCTGCGCCAAGCTGCCGGATATCTCGCTGGCGATGGCCGACGAGAAGATCGCCCATGCGCTCGCGAGCGGCGCCGACACCCTGGTCGGCGGCGATCTGGGCTGCCTGCTGCACCTCGCGGGAAGGATCGCGGAGCGCGGGCTCGCGCTCGAGGTACGACATGTCACCGAAGTGCTGGACGGCACGCTCGAGTCGCCCGCGCTCGGCAGCGGGCCGCGCTGA
- a CDS encoding iron-sulfur cluster-binding protein, protein MHNTSEHFIANARIALHNEQLQPVLNAVTQFLPAARSAALAETPEFRALSDYAVAMKDHVLEYLDDYLGEFVTHVRGRGGQVHHAATGADLNRIVAGICRATGARRVIKGKSMVGEETSLNEALETAGFEVLETDLGEYIIQQAQEPPSHIIGPALHKSKEQVAQLFLDKHDLGPRRLDDVRSMVSEARAVLRERFLEGEVGITGANALVAETGSFMLVTNEGNGDLSSTLPRVHIVIAGIEKLVPTLEDASALHRVLCRSATGQATSAYTTFYTGPRAPDDPDGPEEFHVVLLDNGRREMLNGKYRSMLRCIRCGSCLNHCPIYRHVGGHAYGWVYPGPMGSVLTPLLTGLEGAKELPNACTACGRCEEACPMQIPLPEHLRQLRDDERAQHVSPLIWRLGVAAMMWMFRYPALYRLACSLARPLLGWLSAHPGLMKKLPILGGWAAGRTLPAPQSHTFLGQWQRQLAAREQDTRL, encoded by the coding sequence ATGCACAACACCAGCGAACATTTCATCGCCAACGCGCGCATCGCGCTGCACAACGAGCAGTTGCAGCCGGTGCTTAACGCCGTAACGCAGTTCCTGCCCGCGGCACGCAGCGCGGCACTCGCGGAAACGCCGGAGTTCCGGGCGCTCAGCGATTACGCGGTCGCGATGAAGGATCATGTGCTCGAATATCTCGACGACTACCTCGGCGAGTTCGTGACCCATGTACGAGGCCGTGGCGGACAGGTTCACCACGCCGCAACGGGCGCCGATCTGAACCGCATCGTGGCCGGGATCTGTCGCGCGACCGGCGCCCGGCGGGTGATCAAGGGCAAGTCGATGGTCGGCGAGGAGACCTCGCTGAACGAGGCGCTCGAGACCGCTGGCTTCGAGGTGCTCGAGACCGATCTCGGCGAATACATCATCCAGCAGGCGCAGGAACCGCCGAGCCATATCATTGGCCCGGCGCTGCACAAATCGAAGGAACAGGTCGCACAGCTGTTCCTCGACAAGCACGATCTCGGCCCGCGCCGGCTCGACGATGTGCGGAGCATGGTCAGCGAGGCGCGCGCGGTGCTGCGCGAGCGCTTTCTCGAGGGCGAGGTCGGCATCACCGGCGCCAATGCGCTGGTCGCGGAGACCGGCTCGTTCATGCTGGTCACCAACGAGGGCAACGGGGACCTGAGCAGCACCCTCCCGCGGGTGCATATCGTGATCGCGGGCATCGAAAAGCTGGTGCCGACGCTCGAGGATGCCAGCGCGCTGCACCGCGTGCTGTGCCGCAGCGCCACCGGCCAGGCGACCAGCGCCTATACCACTTTTTATACCGGCCCGCGCGCGCCGGACGATCCCGACGGGCCCGAGGAATTCCACGTCGTGCTGCTCGACAACGGCCGTCGCGAGATGCTGAACGGCAAGTACCGCAGCATGCTGCGCTGCATCCGCTGCGGTTCCTGCCTGAATCACTGCCCGATCTATCGTCATGTCGGGGGCCATGCCTACGGCTGGGTGTATCCGGGGCCGATGGGCTCCGTGCTCACGCCGCTGCTGACCGGGCTGGAAGGCGCGAAAGAGTTGCCCAATGCCTGCACCGCCTGCGGGCGCTGCGAGGAAGCCTGCCCGATGCAGATCCCGTTGCCCGAACACCTGCGGCAACTGCGCGACGACGAACGTGCGCAACACGTTTCTCCGCTCATCTGGCGGCTCGGCGTGGCGGCGATGATGTGGATGTTTCGTTATCCCGCGCTCTACCGCCTGGCCTGTTCGCTGGCGCGCCCGCTGCTCGGCTGGTTGTCCGCGCACCCGGGACTGATGAAGAAGCTGCCGATTCTCGGCGGCTGGGCGGCGGGGCGTACCCTGCCCGCGCCGCAATCACACACCTTTCTCGGACAATGGCAGCGCCAGCTTGCCGCCCGTGAGCAGGACACACGCTTGTGA
- a CDS encoding LUD domain-containing protein yields the protein MSNAREQALARLAAERPRPAITGEPLAAFSRRFTRQGGVCATLTSIESLPGYIAGHFANAQDATLEVILSSDALLAEVDWTAQPRLQPCPASDRPRGAIAVTTAFCAVAETGSLAVYPRAGAPMALNFLPDRLLIVLRREDVVANLEDFWRRARARFDSMLPRGLCLVSGPSSTGDIAMSFTTGVHGPIEVHALIL from the coding sequence GTGAGCAACGCACGCGAGCAGGCCCTTGCGCGCCTCGCCGCCGAGCGGCCGCGTCCCGCAATAACAGGCGAGCCGTTGGCGGCATTCAGCCGGCGTTTCACCCGCCAGGGCGGTGTCTGTGCGACGCTGACATCGATCGAGTCCCTGCCTGGCTATATCGCCGGGCATTTCGCCAACGCGCAGGATGCAACGCTCGAAGTCATTCTCTCGAGCGACGCCTTGCTCGCGGAGGTCGACTGGACCGCGCAGCCGCGACTCCAACCCTGCCCGGCCAGTGACCGCCCAAGAGGAGCGATTGCAGTCACCACGGCATTTTGCGCCGTCGCCGAAACCGGCAGCCTGGCGGTGTATCCGCGTGCCGGCGCACCGATGGCGCTGAATTTTCTGCCCGACCGGCTGCTGATCGTGCTGCGCAGGGAAGACGTGGTGGCAAATCTCGAGGATTTCTGGCGCCGGGCACGCGCGCGCTTCGACAGCATGTTGCCGCGCGGGCTGTGCCTGGTTTCCGGCCCCTCCTCGACCGGTGATATCGCGATGAGCTTTACCACCGGCGTGCACGGTCCCATAGAGGTGCATGCGCTGATCCTGTGA
- the gcvP gene encoding aminomethyl-transferring glycine dehydrogenase → MSASTTQVSVPTLDLLEQRAAFVHRHIGPSEAQIQDMLALLGVGSLDELTAQTVPRAILSSGPLALPEAQPEHVVLERLARIAAKNQVLRSMIGCGYHDTITPAVILRNVLENPGWYTAYTPYQPEISQGRLEGLLNFQQMIIDLSGLELANASLLDEGTAAAEAMALCKRVARKNKSNLFFVSEDCHPQTIAVVRTRAEPLGLDIMVGNPDTDLEGADIFGALLQYPATDGRVRDLSGLIEQVHASNALAVVAADLMSLLLLKSPGEMGADVAIGNTQRFGVPMGFGGPHAAYFATRDEHKRSLPGRIIGVSVDARGNPAYRMAMQTREQHIRREKATSNICTSQALLALMAAFYAIYHGPVALKTIARRIHRLTQVLARGLAACGHPPLHAHFFDTLCIDAGAEQGAIMQRARDAGFNLRALDATRIGISLDERSTRAEVQAVWRIFAGDEAPAFDPIDALIEGYSVPVTCVRQSGYLTHPIFNSYHSETEMLRYLRKLEQRDIALNRAMIPLGSCTMKLNATSEMIPVTWGAFANMHPFAPREQSAGYAEMLGELSAALLECTGYDALSFQPNSGAQGEYAGLLAIRHYHRSRDEEARDICLIPSSAHGTNPASAAMAGMRVVIVDCDDHGNVDIEDLRHKAERHREELAALMITYPSTHGVFEQNIVEICALIHDCGAQVYLDGANMNALVGVARPGKFGADVSHLNLHKTFCIPHGGGGPGVGPIGVGAHLAPFLPGNDGTTVSSAPFGSASILPIPWVYVTLMGAAGLRKATQVAILSANYIATRLAACYEILYTGANNRVAHECIIDLRPLKERSGITEEDIAKRLVDYGFHAPTMSFPVPGTLMVEPTESEPLRELDRFCDAMISIYQEVHAVETGHADTADNVLKNAPHTLRDISDTEWSHPYTRLEAAYPVAGLHDDKYWAPVNRIDNVYGDRHLVCSCPPVESYRN, encoded by the coding sequence ATGAGCGCCAGCACCACCCAGGTATCCGTACCCACCCTAGACCTGCTGGAACAGCGCGCCGCGTTCGTGCACCGTCATATCGGCCCCTCCGAGGCACAGATACAGGACATGCTGGCATTGCTGGGTGTCGGCTCGCTCGATGAACTCACCGCGCAAACCGTACCCCGGGCGATCCTGAGCAGCGGCCCGCTGGCCCTGCCCGAAGCACAACCCGAGCACGTGGTGCTGGAGCGCCTGGCCCGGATCGCGGCCAAAAACCAGGTGCTGCGCTCGATGATCGGCTGCGGCTATCACGACACCATCACCCCGGCGGTGATCCTGCGCAATGTGCTGGAGAACCCGGGCTGGTACACGGCCTACACGCCCTACCAGCCGGAGATCTCCCAGGGCCGTCTCGAGGGCCTGCTGAATTTCCAGCAGATGATCATCGATCTCAGCGGACTCGAACTGGCCAACGCCTCGTTGCTCGACGAGGGCACCGCGGCGGCCGAGGCAATGGCGCTGTGCAAGCGGGTGGCGCGCAAGAACAAGAGCAACCTGTTCTTCGTCAGCGAGGATTGCCACCCGCAGACCATCGCGGTGGTGCGCACCCGCGCCGAACCGCTCGGTCTCGATATCATGGTCGGCAACCCGGACACCGATCTCGAAGGGGCGGACATCTTCGGTGCGCTGTTGCAGTATCCCGCCACCGACGGTCGCGTGCGCGATCTGTCCGGGCTGATCGAACAGGTGCATGCCAGCAACGCGCTGGCCGTGGTCGCGGCCGACCTGATGAGCCTGCTGCTGCTGAAAAGCCCCGGCGAAATGGGAGCCGATGTCGCGATCGGCAACACCCAGCGCTTTGGCGTGCCGATGGGTTTCGGCGGCCCGCACGCCGCGTACTTCGCCACCCGCGACGAACACAAGCGCTCGCTTCCCGGGCGCATCATCGGCGTCTCGGTGGATGCGCGTGGCAACCCGGCCTATCGCATGGCGATGCAGACCCGCGAGCAGCATATCCGGCGCGAGAAAGCGACCAGCAACATCTGCACCTCGCAGGCGCTGCTGGCGCTGATGGCCGCGTTCTACGCGATCTATCACGGCCCGGTGGCACTGAAGACCATCGCCCGGCGCATCCATCGCCTCACCCAGGTGCTGGCGCGCGGACTCGCCGCCTGCGGGCATCCGCCGCTGCATGCGCATTTCTTCGACACGCTGTGCATCGATGCCGGCGCCGAACAGGGCGCGATCATGCAGCGCGCACGCGATGCCGGCTTCAATTTACGCGCGCTCGACGCGACCCGCATCGGCATCAGTCTCGATGAACGCAGCACGCGCGCCGAGGTACAGGCGGTGTGGCGTATTTTCGCCGGTGACGAGGCGCCCGCTTTCGATCCCATCGACGCGCTGATCGAGGGCTATTCGGTACCTGTCACCTGCGTGCGCCAGAGCGGCTACCTCACGCATCCGATCTTCAACAGCTACCATTCGGAAACCGAGATGCTGCGCTACCTGCGCAAGCTCGAGCAGCGTGATATCGCGCTGAACCGCGCGATGATCCCGCTCGGTTCCTGCACCATGAAACTCAACGCCACCAGCGAGATGATCCCCGTCACCTGGGGCGCCTTTGCCAACATGCACCCGTTCGCGCCACGCGAGCAGAGCGCGGGCTACGCCGAGATGCTGGGCGAGCTGAGCGCCGCGCTGCTCGAATGCACCGGTTACGACGCGCTGTCATTCCAGCCCAACTCCGGCGCCCAGGGCGAATATGCCGGGCTGCTCGCAATCCGTCATTACCACCGCTCGCGCGACGAGGAAGCGCGCGATATCTGCCTGATCCCGAGTTCCGCGCACGGCACCAACCCGGCCAGCGCGGCGATGGCCGGCATGCGCGTGGTGATCGTCGATTGCGACGATCACGGCAATGTCGATATCGAGGATCTGCGCCACAAGGCCGAGCGTCATCGCGAGGAACTCGCCGCGCTGATGATCACCTACCCGTCCACGCACGGCGTGTTCGAGCAGAACATCGTGGAGATCTGCGCGCTGATTCACGACTGCGGTGCACAGGTCTATCTCGATGGCGCGAACATGAATGCGCTGGTCGGCGTGGCCCGCCCGGGAAAATTCGGCGCCGACGTCTCGCACCTGAACCTGCACAAGACATTCTGTATTCCGCACGGCGGCGGTGGCCCCGGCGTGGGCCCGATCGGGGTCGGCGCGCATCTCGCGCCGTTCCTGCCCGGCAACGACGGCACGACGGTCTCCTCGGCACCGTTCGGCAGCGCCAGCATCCTGCCGATACCGTGGGTATACGTGACGCTGATGGGCGCGGCAGGGCTGCGCAAGGCGACCCAGGTCGCGATACTCAGCGCAAACTATATCGCCACGCGCCTCGCCGCCTGCTACGAGATTCTCTATACCGGCGCCAACAACCGCGTCGCCCACGAATGCATCATCGATCTGCGCCCGCTCAAGGAGCGCAGCGGCATCACCGAGGAAGACATCGCCAAGCGCCTGGTCGATTACGGTTTCCACGCACCGACCATGTCATTCCCGGTGCCGGGCACGCTGATGGTGGAACCGACCGAAAGCGAACCGCTGCGCGAACTCGACCGCTTCTGCGATGCGATGATCAGCATCTACCAGGAAGTGCACGCGGTCGAGACGGGTCACGCCGACACCGCGGACAACGTGCTGAAAAACGCCCCGCACACGCTGCGCGACATCTCCGATACCGAGTGGTCGCACCCGTACACGCGGCTCGAAGCCGCATACCCGGTCGCCGGCCTGCACGACGACAAGTACTGGGCGCCGGTCAACCGCATCGACAACGTCTACGGCGATCGCCACCTGGTCTGCTCGTGCCCGCCGGTGGAGAGTTACCGGAACTGA